The following proteins are encoded in a genomic region of Methanoculleus bourgensis MS2:
- a CDS encoding SMP-30/gluconolactonase/LRE family protein gives MKQMIFLVVVVLAAMVPAALASDEYLVEQADPPVVPLPSDTPSLLNVQQDSGTPEYTLVMKWGTKAYTEDGAFDTPKGVAVDAAGNVYVADRGNNRIQKFDSDGNLLAKWGSHGKGDGEFRQPSSIAVDAAGNVYVTDVGNNRIQIFDSAGNFLMKWEPCGTGDAEFWGVCSIAVDVSGNIYVVNEDDYYIQKFDRSGKLLTKWGSRGTGEEPWEVAGIAVDDSGNIYATDWRHRCIQKFNSSGNFLTKWELHGLDDAVYVAPTGIAVDTSGNVYVYDVSYIQKFDSSGNFLAQRESGGWVDGRFLPSSSAAGIAVDATGNIYVANKDHCCIQKFDSSGKFTTWGFKDSRDGEFLRPFDIAVDAAGNVYVADEIHTCIHPCIHKFDSSGKFLTRWGIRGSGNGMFWKVAGIAADDSGNVYVTDCHSPRIQKFDSAGNFLMKWGSYGTGDGEILGASGIKTDASGNVYVADPGNGRIQKFNSAGNFLMKWGSYGTGNGEFMWPKGIAVDASGNIYVTDYHSSHIQKFDSAGNFLTKWGSYGRGDGEFRNPSGVAIDAAGNVYVADKENHRIQKFDSDGTPLTKWGSYGGGDGEFRQPSGVAVDAAGNVYVADRGNGRIQMFAPRAPAPVAAFTANITTGTAPLTVRFTDESIGDPKSWAWSFGDGGTSDQQHPTHAYTAPGNYTVALSVDDGLSTATKPDSIKVTPVLFGDANGDGEVNQADTLRVLQQVVGIVEPDKMPKPGTEEFQRTDVNQNGVIEVGDALFIAQYNVGLRDVWFELLE, from the coding sequence ATGAAGCAGATGATCTTTCTTGTAGTTGTTGTGCTGGCCGCGATGGTGCCGGCTGCGCTCGCCTCGGACGAGTACCTGGTTGAACAGGCGGACCCACCTGTGGTTCCCCTCCCCTCTGATACCCCATCGCTCCTGAACGTCCAGCAGGATTCGGGCACCCCGGAGTACACCCTCGTGATGAAGTGGGGCACGAAGGCCTACACTGAGGACGGGGCTTTTGATACCCCAAAAGGTGTTGCGGTTGATGCTGCCGGCAACGTCTATGTGGCAGACAGAGGGAATAATCGCATCCAGAAGTTTGATAGTGACGGAAACCTCCTCGCGAAGTGGGGGTCGCATGGCAAAGGGGATGGCGAGTTCCGACAGCCGTCAAGTATTGCGGTTGATGCTGCCGGCAACGTCTATGTAACAGATGTAGGGAACAATCGCATCCAGATCTTTGATAGCGCCGGAAACTTCCTCATGAAGTGGGAGCCATGCGGTACCGGTGATGCGGAGTTCTGGGGGGTATGCAGTATCGCCGTCGATGTTTCCGGCAACATCTATGTAGTAAACGAAGACGATTATTACATCCAGAAGTTTGATCGTTCCGGCAAACTCCTCACGAAATGGGGGTCACGCGGTACCGGCGAGGAGCCCTGGGAGGTGGCCGGCATCGCCGTCGATGACTCCGGGAACATCTATGCAACAGATTGGCGACATCGCTGCATCCAGAAATTTAATAGCTCGGGCAACTTCCTCACAAAATGGGAATTACATGGTCTCGATGACGCAGTGTATGTTGCCCCGACCGGTATCGCAGTTGACACTTCCGGCAACGTCTATGTGTACGACGTGTCTTACATCCAGAAGTTTGATAGTTCCGGCAACTTCCTCGCACAGCGGGAGTCGGGGGGATGGGTAGATGGGAGATTCCTGCCGTCTTCCTCCGCTGCCGGCATTGCGGTTGATGCTACCGGCAATATCTACGTGGCAAACAAAGACCATTGTTGCATCCAGAAGTTTGATAGTTCCGGCAAATTCACAACGTGGGGGTTCAAAGATTCCAGAGATGGGGAGTTCCTGCGACCCTTCGATATCGCAGTTGATGCTGCCGGAAATGTCTATGTGGCAGATGAGATACATACGTGTATCCATCCGTGTATCCATAAATTCGACAGTTCTGGCAAATTTCTCACGAGGTGGGGAATACGAGGTTCCGGAAATGGGATGTTCTGGAAGGTGGCCGGCATCGCCGCCGATGACTCCGGTAACGTCTACGTAACAGATTGTCACAGTCCCCGCATCCAGAAATTCGATAGTGCCGGAAACTTCCTCATGAAGTGGGGATCATACGGTACCGGCGATGGGGAGATCTTGGGAGCATCTGGCATCAAGACTGACGCTTCTGGCAACGTCTATGTAGCAGACCCGGGGAATGGCCGCATCCAGAAATTCAATAGTGCTGGAAATTTCCTTATGAAGTGGGGGTCATACGGTACCGGGAACGGGGAGTTCATGTGGCCGAAAGGTATCGCAGTCGATGCCTCCGGCAACATCTACGTAACAGATTATCACAGTAGCCACATCCAGAAGTTTGATAGTGCCGGGAACTTCCTTACGAAGTGGGGGTCGTATGGTAGAGGAGATGGGGAGTTCCGAAACCCATCAGGCGTTGCGATTGATGCTGCCGGAAATGTCTATGTAGCGGATAAAGAAAACCATCGCATCCAGAAGTTTGATAGTGACGGAACCCCCCTCACGAAGTGGGGGTCGTATGGTGGGGGGGATGGCGAGTTCCGACAGCCGTCAGGTGTTGCGGTTGATGCTGCCGGCAACGTCTATGTAGCAGACCGGGGGAATGGCCGCATCCAGATGTTTGCACCACGGGCCCCAGCTCCAGTCGCTGCTTTCACCGCGAACATCACCACCGGCACAGCGCCGCTCACTGTCCGGTTCACCGACGAGAGCATCGGTGATCCGAAGTCCTGGGCCTGGTCCTTTGGGGATGGCGGCACCAGCGACCAGCAGCACCCAACCCACGCCTACACCGCCCCCGGCAACTACACCGTCGCGCTCTCGGTGGACGACGGCCTCTCGACCGCCACAAAACCCGACTCCATCAAGGTCACCCCGGTCCTCTTCGGTGACGCCAACGGGGACGGCGAGGTCAACCAGGCCGACACCCTCCGCGTGCTCCAGCAGGTCGTGGGGATAGTGGAGCCCGATAAGATGCCCAAACCCGGCACCGAAGAGTTCCAGAGGACCGATGTCAACCAGAATGGGGTGATCGAGGTCGGCGATGCCCTCTTCATCGCGCAGTACAACGTCGGCCTCCGGGACGTCTGGTTTGAACTGCTGGAATAA
- a CDS encoding MEMAR_RS02690 family S-layer glycoprotein produces the protein MISERTAFPMVVIMVLLAALVVAPAAARVDINTLEPGDTVYVGEENLNFGPAFGPEPVTKLVHFSDPPSGQIDRMIVVSPPFELTRSDFGTTTGTYYAFNQTADVITPENAAGHIFINIPSVTLDVVLNASRMDSVDGKSVTRDNVLDFKVLNNLVGFAGVAGAPTMNIEVTLPGGGVTAQFGGLDLRSIPADGTTMHLGGIDLRDAAAGIYTAQAKWPATSDFYGKGFDSNTVVFGVVIRDLSISANKDVVTRSKSFTVTITGEAKKDYRLFVRDVEGLTRGEYPVITPGQPGIRDYSPTDVTVTTNAAGTRSIQFDTNQSTGDWRFTICVEDPDKPGTYDEVEVRVTKGSVTITAAGTGVYAIGEEITLSGTCTESDTVYLFLTGPNLPTNGAALLDVTAPVEDGKTVTFTRVDVEADDTWSYKWNTANVGQNLDAGGYTIYAVSEPRRKDNLIDARFATTSIQLRPPSLTVRTSGTTLTRGDDYQIAGTATGDPDSVRIWIFGPNCQKLGVLVLVESDGSFEYTLTGAETSDLMKGQYYVIIQHPVTNGFDVIADGTMISGPGIVSVDLSRLQASDAAMALTNALDSPNVDDVYIKVTFTVADSWIRIDGIGDQIYGETFTVTGTTPYPTGTALTYQITAKEDGVTVLSGETVVAENGDWSFEVDTVVIGPGVFTIRVMSLDSQVSTTALFDVYDDMLHPVTPPGATYQIESIRVNPPLNELSPGESLTLAGTINAPRLGHQGCLEFSTDLEDPVWSYSLERDGAVIYSGSRNSRSFTLSAFELDYGQDIRILLSLNGIVPQGAEDQALLRILERDAEGRIVPESEYRLSFTPSGGTPPSTDLTLHSGWNFISVPRPLVAGNDTALIFTSVETGGRSIFRYDTAAGEWVALAETDQIAPLEGFWIYSTKPSTVPLNFSTDPLISPAKRSLSTGWSAIGITGTAPATARDALLSVNREWTTLIGFDAGKQAFETGIVNGGSNDYTDSRLVYQGKGYWLYMTEPGTLCAIGV, from the coding sequence ATGATTTCAGAGCGAACGGCATTCCCGATGGTCGTCATCATGGTTCTCCTGGCTGCGCTGGTTGTTGCACCGGCAGCGGCACGGGTGGACATCAATACCCTGGAGCCCGGTGACACGGTGTATGTAGGAGAAGAGAATCTGAACTTCGGTCCGGCCTTCGGCCCGGAACCGGTTACGAAGTTGGTCCATTTCAGCGACCCGCCTTCAGGTCAGATTGATCGCATGATCGTGGTATCGCCCCCATTTGAACTGACCAGGAGCGATTTCGGCACAACCACTGGCACCTATTACGCCTTCAACCAGACCGCTGATGTAATCACACCGGAAAATGCCGCAGGGCACATATTCATCAATATTCCCAGCGTGACGCTCGATGTTGTGCTGAACGCATCGCGGATGGACTCCGTGGACGGCAAATCCGTCACCCGAGATAACGTCCTGGACTTCAAGGTACTGAACAACCTCGTCGGGTTTGCAGGAGTTGCCGGTGCCCCCACCATGAACATCGAGGTCACCCTGCCCGGTGGCGGCGTGACGGCCCAGTTCGGCGGCCTGGACCTCCGGAGCATCCCGGCGGACGGCACGACGATGCACCTAGGTGGTATCGACCTCAGGGATGCCGCGGCAGGAATCTACACCGCCCAGGCAAAATGGCCCGCTACCTCCGACTTCTATGGCAAGGGTTTTGACTCAAACACCGTGGTCTTCGGGGTCGTCATCAGGGACCTCTCCATCTCAGCTAATAAGGATGTCGTCACACGCAGCAAGAGTTTCACCGTGACGATCACCGGGGAGGCAAAGAAGGACTACCGCCTCTTCGTCAGGGATGTCGAGGGCCTTACCCGGGGTGAGTACCCGGTGATCACGCCCGGCCAGCCGGGCATTCGTGACTACAGCCCCACCGATGTGACCGTTACAACCAACGCCGCCGGCACCCGGTCCATCCAATTTGACACCAACCAGAGCACCGGTGACTGGCGGTTCACCATCTGTGTCGAGGATCCCGATAAGCCAGGCACCTATGATGAAGTCGAGGTGAGAGTCACGAAGGGGAGCGTCACCATCACCGCCGCCGGCACCGGTGTCTACGCCATCGGCGAGGAGATCACGCTCTCTGGCACCTGCACCGAAAGCGACACCGTCTACCTCTTCCTGACCGGCCCGAACCTCCCGACCAACGGCGCTGCGCTCCTGGACGTGACGGCCCCGGTGGAGGACGGCAAGACGGTGACCTTCACGAGAGTGGATGTCGAGGCCGACGACACCTGGTCTTACAAGTGGAACACCGCCAATGTTGGCCAGAACCTCGATGCTGGCGGCTACACGATCTATGCGGTCTCGGAGCCCCGTCGCAAGGACAACCTCATCGATGCCCGGTTCGCCACGACCTCCATCCAGTTGAGGCCCCCCTCCCTCACCGTCCGGACTTCCGGTACCACTCTTACCAGGGGCGACGACTACCAGATCGCCGGGACCGCAACGGGCGACCCGGATAGCGTCAGGATCTGGATTTTCGGTCCGAACTGCCAGAAACTCGGGGTGCTGGTGCTGGTGGAGAGCGACGGCTCCTTCGAGTACACCCTTACGGGTGCCGAGACCAGTGACCTCATGAAAGGGCAGTATTATGTGATAATCCAGCACCCGGTGACCAACGGGTTTGACGTTATCGCTGACGGTACCATGATCAGCGGACCCGGCATAGTCTCAGTGGACCTCTCCCGCCTCCAGGCATCCGATGCGGCGATGGCGCTGACCAATGCCCTTGACTCTCCGAACGTTGATGACGTCTACATCAAGGTCACCTTCACGGTGGCGGATTCCTGGATCAGGATCGATGGGATTGGGGACCAGATCTATGGAGAAACCTTTACGGTCACCGGGACAACCCCCTATCCGACAGGCACGGCACTGACCTACCAGATAACCGCAAAGGAAGACGGAGTAACCGTTCTCTCCGGTGAGACGGTCGTGGCCGAGAACGGAGACTGGAGTTTTGAGGTGGACACGGTCGTGATCGGGCCGGGAGTATTTACTATCCGGGTTATGTCCCTGGACAGTCAGGTCTCGACGACTGCACTCTTCGATGTCTACGACGACATGCTCCACCCGGTCACCCCGCCAGGGGCCACCTATCAGATAGAGAGCATCCGGGTGAACCCCCCTCTCAACGAACTCTCTCCCGGTGAGAGCCTCACCCTTGCTGGTACCATAAACGCTCCCAGGCTTGGACACCAGGGGTGCCTTGAGTTCTCTACCGATCTTGAGGATCCGGTATGGTCCTACTCGCTCGAGCGTGATGGGGCGGTGATCTACTCTGGCTCCAGGAACTCCAGATCATTTACGTTATCGGCGTTTGAACTCGACTATGGGCAGGATATCCGAATCCTCCTCTCCCTTAACGGCATCGTGCCGCAGGGAGCAGAAGATCAGGCACTCCTCAGGATCCTTGAGCGCGACGCCGAGGGCAGGATCGTGCCGGAGAGCGAGTACCGCCTCTCGTTCACCCCATCAGGAGGCACGCCCCCATCTACTGATCTCACCCTCCACTCTGGCTGGAACTTCATCTCGGTCCCCCGGCCGCTTGTCGCCGGGAACGACACTGCGTTGATCTTTACCTCCGTCGAGACCGGCGGCCGCTCGATCTTCCGGTATGATACCGCCGCCGGAGAATGGGTGGCACTCGCAGAAACCGATCAGATCGCCCCCCTCGAAGGATTCTGGATATACTCAACCAAGCCCTCGACAGTCCCGCTCAACTTCTCGACTGATCCCCTGATCTCGCCGGCTAAACGCTCCCTCTCCACGGGCTGGAGCGCCATCGGGATCACCGGCACGGCCCCGGCAACAGCACGGGACGCCCTCCTTTCCGTCAACAGGGAGTGGACGACCCTGATCGGGTTTGACGCCGGAAAGCAGGCCTTCGAGACAGGGATCGTCAATGGTGGGAGCAACGACTACACCGACAGCAGGCTGGTCTACCAGGGCAAGGGCTACTGGCTCTACATGACCGAACCGGGCACGCTCTGCGCCATCGGGGTGTGA
- a CDS encoding PKD domain-containing protein, translating into MRRLPLILLIALIGTASAVPLLPAEFRGSVTIDGSPAPAGTVITARINGHDCGSLTLTTAGVYGGDATFDKRLLVCGGDDDIGKTIAFFVDGARATGTTVYTPGTSTRLDLAATSGAGFSADVTAGPAPLTVRFTDESTGDPKSWSWKFGDGGTSAERNPTHTYTLPGTYTVTLTVSTATDSATLSRPDYITVTIKGDFNGNGKVDIGDVSKVAYMVVGKEPADLAADFNGNGAVDIGDAAKIAYYFVGKIEAL; encoded by the coding sequence GTGAGACGGCTCCCCCTCATCCTCCTCATCGCCCTTATCGGGACGGCGTCCGCCGTCCCCCTCCTCCCCGCGGAGTTCCGGGGCTCGGTCACGATCGACGGGAGCCCGGCGCCGGCCGGGACCGTCATCACCGCCCGGATCAACGGTCACGATTGCGGGTCGCTCACGCTCACCACTGCCGGGGTCTACGGCGGGGACGCCACGTTTGACAAGCGGCTGCTCGTCTGCGGCGGGGATGATGACATCGGGAAGACCATCGCGTTCTTTGTCGACGGCGCGAGAGCCACCGGGACAACGGTCTACACTCCGGGCACCTCGACCCGCCTCGATCTTGCGGCCACGTCAGGAGCGGGCTTCTCGGCGGATGTGACTGCCGGCCCGGCGCCGCTCACCGTCCGGTTCACCGACGAGAGCACCGGTGATCCGAAGTCCTGGTCCTGGAAATTCGGGGACGGCGGCACCTCCGCGGAGCGGAACCCGACCCACACCTACACCCTCCCCGGCACCTACACCGTGACCCTCACGGTCAGCACCGCAACCGACTCCGCCACGCTCTCCCGACCGGACTACATCACCGTCACGATCAAGGGTGATTTCAACGGGAACGGTAAGGTCGATATCGGCGACGTCTCGAAGGTGGCCTACATGGTCGTCGGGAAAGAGCCAGCAGATCTTGCCGCCGACTTCAACGGGAACGGCGCAGTCGACATCGGGGATGCGGCGAAGATCGCCTACTACTTCGTCGGGAAGATTGAAGCGCTGTGA
- a CDS encoding S8 family serine peptidase, with amino-acid sequence MQTLDDADLSSLDVRVIDELTGLDAVVVSVSDPDRFMEEVSQCPGVKFVERDIPVYALDVPAYVPDDRRYAEQWGPGGIGADYAWSIERGESSVIIAVIDTGVDYTHPDMGNYITGGYDWINNDDDPMDDHGHGTHCAGIAAAVSNNALGVAGISQSGIMAEKVLDFKGSGTSSLTAAAIRHAADNGADVISMSLGAAEPSRIVEEACRYAWEKGCILVAASGNGGANLINYPAAYDIVIAVGSVGKTGLRSPFSNYGTNLELVAPGESILSTTPGNTYGLRSGTSMACPHVAGVAALLLSRYPGMSNLEVRKRLTETADDLGSPGKDPQYGYGLVNVFAALGGGEAVPPTIESDAEAIVRGENITLTLTGEGYREYRLSINDTGLTDPGMYPMVVPDQQGILPGEISGSAGFDETACRVIMPESGTARVRYATGFSTVAQPFTVTVTDPKDPSLSDTINVSVNPGTVTITAGDRARFFFGEEVTLSGINTDNESTWLYMTGPGLDAGGAGLADPGMVRVPVTGDGNWSFVWDTGALEGVLENGTYTLYAVSGPKAADELEGFASATASLELLNSGWPAPAITGISPDMVFAGDGSATVLITGSGFFDGATVLLEREGYRDVIATEVRGNDTNTVSATLDLTAARTGGWDVVVRNADGKTALLPGAFTIWVKGDLNNNDLVDIGDAALVAYMVVGNVPEDLLADFNQNGVVDIGDAAKVAYVVVGRISEL; translated from the coding sequence GTGCAGACCCTGGACGACGCCGATCTCTCCTCGTTGGATGTCCGGGTCATCGACGAGCTGACCGGACTTGACGCGGTGGTCGTATCGGTCTCCGACCCGGATCGATTCATGGAAGAGGTCTCGCAGTGCCCGGGCGTGAAGTTCGTCGAACGCGATATCCCCGTCTATGCCCTTGATGTGCCGGCCTATGTGCCCGACGATCGCCGGTATGCCGAGCAGTGGGGGCCTGGGGGGATCGGGGCGGATTATGCCTGGAGCATCGAGCGGGGGGAGAGCAGCGTCATCATCGCCGTCATCGATACCGGGGTCGACTATACCCATCCGGATATGGGTAACTACATCACCGGGGGATACGACTGGATCAACAACGATGATGACCCGATGGACGACCACGGCCACGGAACGCACTGTGCAGGCATCGCCGCTGCGGTGAGCAACAACGCGCTGGGTGTCGCGGGAATTTCGCAGTCCGGCATTATGGCGGAGAAGGTGCTGGACTTCAAGGGGAGCGGCACCAGTTCTCTAACCGCCGCGGCGATCCGCCATGCCGCAGACAACGGAGCGGACGTCATCAGCATGAGCCTGGGTGCTGCCGAACCATCCCGTATCGTAGAAGAGGCCTGCCGGTATGCATGGGAGAAGGGGTGTATCCTCGTTGCAGCCTCGGGGAACGGCGGAGCGAACCTGATCAACTACCCGGCGGCGTATGACATCGTGATTGCCGTCGGCTCGGTCGGAAAAACCGGTCTCCGCAGCCCGTTCAGCAACTACGGGACGAACCTGGAACTGGTCGCCCCGGGGGAGTCGATCCTCTCGACGACGCCGGGGAACACCTATGGCCTGCGGAGCGGGACCTCAATGGCCTGCCCGCACGTCGCGGGTGTTGCCGCCCTCCTCCTCTCCCGCTATCCGGGCATGTCGAATCTTGAGGTGCGAAAACGACTGACTGAGACTGCCGATGACCTCGGTTCTCCGGGGAAGGATCCTCAGTATGGTTACGGGCTGGTCAATGTTTTCGCTGCCCTGGGCGGCGGGGAGGCTGTCCCGCCCACTATAGAGTCCGACGCCGAAGCCATCGTCCGCGGGGAGAACATTACCCTCACCCTCACCGGCGAAGGATACCGCGAGTACCGGCTCTCTATCAACGATACGGGGCTCACTGATCCCGGCATGTACCCTATGGTCGTCCCCGACCAGCAGGGTATTCTGCCCGGGGAGATAAGCGGGAGTGCCGGTTTTGATGAGACGGCGTGCAGGGTGATCATGCCTGAATCGGGGACTGCCCGGGTCCGGTACGCGACGGGTTTCTCGACCGTCGCACAGCCGTTCACCGTCACGGTTACCGACCCGAAAGATCCGTCGCTCTCTGACACGATCAACGTGTCTGTAAATCCCGGGACGGTCACCATAACTGCCGGAGACCGGGCCCGCTTCTTCTTCGGGGAAGAGGTAACGCTCAGCGGCATAAACACCGATAACGAGTCCACATGGCTCTACATGACCGGGCCCGGTCTTGATGCAGGCGGAGCCGGCCTGGCCGATCCTGGCATGGTGCGGGTCCCGGTTACAGGGGACGGGAACTGGTCGTTTGTATGGGACACCGGAGCCCTTGAAGGAGTGCTTGAGAACGGGACCTACACCCTGTACGCGGTCTCGGGGCCAAAGGCGGCGGATGAACTCGAAGGGTTCGCGTCTGCAACGGCCTCCCTCGAACTGCTGAACTCAGGGTGGCCCGCCCCTGCCATAACCGGAATTTCTCCGGATATGGTATTTGCAGGCGATGGTTCTGCAACTGTCCTGATTACCGGCAGCGGGTTTTTCGACGGCGCGACGGTGCTTCTGGAGAGGGAAGGGTACCGGGACGTCATCGCAACAGAAGTCCGCGGTAACGATACGAACACCGTCTCCGCAACCCTCGATCTCACGGCGGCCCGGACCGGGGGATGGGATGTCGTGGTCCGGAATGCCGATGGAAAGACAGCACTGCTTCCCGGTGCATTTACGATTTGGGTGAAGGGGGACCTCAACAACAACGATCTTGTGGATATCGGGGACGCGGCTCTCGTCGCGTATATGGTCGTCGGGAATGTGCCGGAGGATCTCCTTGCCGACTTTAACCAGAACGGTGTGGTCGACATCGGGGATGCAGCAAAGGTTGCGTACGTTGTTGTGGGGCGGATCAGTGAGTTATAA
- a CDS encoding PKD domain-containing protein yields MGVPVGYRYLRPPPGGGTYTIYAVATPNARDDLADAVYGTASVTLRGEPGPTAGFTANTTAGPAPLAVRFTDASTGEITARSWSFGDGNTSSERDPVHTYRAPGNYTVNLTVSTGSSSDTLSQPGYITVTVKGDFGGDGEVDIGDVSRVAYMVVGKTAVDPAADFNGNGAVDIGDAAKIAYYFVEKIEAL; encoded by the coding sequence GTGGGAGTACCGGTGGGATACCGGTACCTGCGGCCTCCCCCCGGCGGAGGCACCTACACCATCTATGCCGTCGCGACGCCCAACGCCAGGGACGATCTGGCCGATGCTGTGTATGGAACTGCCTCTGTCACACTGAGGGGCGAACCGGGTCCGACAGCCGGCTTTACCGCGAACACCACCGCCGGCCCCGCGCCGCTCGCGGTGCGGTTCACCGACGCTTCGACCGGGGAGATCACCGCCAGGTCCTGGTCCTTCGGGGATGGGAACACCTCCAGTGAGCGGGACCCGGTGCATACCTACAGGGCGCCGGGGAACTACACCGTGAACCTCACGGTCAGCACCGGAAGCAGCTCGGACACGCTCTCCCAGCCCGGCTACATCACCGTCACGGTCAAGGGCGACTTTGGAGGGGACGGTGAGGTCGATATCGGTGATGTCTCGAGGGTGGCCTACATGGTCGTCGGGAAGACGGCGGTCGACCCTGCCGCCGACTTCAACGGGAACGGCGCAGTCGACATCGGGGATGCGGCAAAGATCGCCTACTACTTCGTCGAGAAGATTGAAGCGCTGTGA